From the genome of Segatella hominis, one region includes:
- a CDS encoding sensor histidine kinase encodes MIWTDRIRQVKILLVSAAIVIAAASLAISHFLVADLENEEKNRMAVWAEAMRTLNNADENTDLNLVLKVINENNTIPVVVLDSQGKAQVFRNVTLSGADFNDSLKNAALLGKTFLRKGRHIKIMLNKKNNEYIQVCYDESLMLKRLAAYPLVQLGIVLIFVVVAIFALLSSKKAEQNKVWVGLSKETAHQLGTPISSLMAWIEILKETYPDDDLIPEMNKDVKRLQLIADRFSKIGSLPEPVPSSLNEVLDHVIDYMDRRTSKSIQMIKVFPQHDIIVKINASLFEWVIENLSKNAVDAMGGKVGRITLRVEETDKCAVIEVSDTGKGIKRKDLNNVFRPGFTTKERGWGLGLSLAKRIVEEYHNGKIWVKSSEVGKGTTFRIELPLR; translated from the coding sequence ATGATTTGGACAGATAGAATAAGACAAGTTAAGATTTTATTGGTTTCTGCAGCTATCGTTATTGCTGCAGCATCTCTTGCGATTTCTCATTTTCTGGTAGCTGATTTGGAGAATGAGGAAAAGAATCGTATGGCAGTTTGGGCAGAGGCTATGAGGACACTTAATAATGCAGATGAAAATACAGATCTTAATCTTGTACTGAAGGTTATTAATGAAAATAATACAATACCTGTTGTCGTTCTCGATTCACAAGGAAAAGCACAGGTTTTCCGTAATGTTACTCTCAGTGGCGCTGATTTTAATGACAGTTTGAAAAATGCGGCTCTATTGGGTAAAACTTTTCTTCGTAAGGGGAGACACATCAAAATTATGCTCAACAAAAAAAATAATGAATATATTCAGGTTTGTTATGATGAATCTCTTATGTTGAAAAGGCTGGCAGCTTATCCATTGGTGCAGTTGGGTATTGTTCTCATCTTTGTTGTCGTGGCCATCTTCGCTCTTCTTTCCTCTAAAAAAGCTGAACAGAATAAAGTTTGGGTAGGTTTGTCAAAGGAAACTGCTCATCAATTGGGAACTCCGATTTCCAGTCTGATGGCTTGGATAGAAATCTTGAAAGAAACTTATCCAGATGATGACTTAATTCCTGAGATGAATAAGGATGTGAAGCGGCTTCAATTGATAGCAGACCGTTTCTCTAAGATCGGTTCTCTTCCAGAACCGGTTCCTTCCAGCTTGAATGAGGTACTCGATCATGTCATAGATTATATGGATCGCCGTACTTCTAAATCCATACAGATGATAAAAGTGTTTCCTCAGCATGATATTATTGTCAAGATCAATGCTTCTCTTTTCGAATGGGTAATTGAGAATCTGTCTAAAAATGCGGTTGATGCCATGGGGGGAAAAGTGGGCAGGATTACGCTTCGTGTGGAAGAAACTGATAAATGCGCAGTGATTGAAGTGAGTGACACAGGAAAGGGTATCAAACGTAAAGATCTCAATAATGTGTTCAGACCTGGCTTTACCACAAAAGAAAGGGGCTGGGGACTTGGATTATCTTTAGCTAAGCGCATAGTAGAAGAATACCATAACGGTAAGATATGGGTGAAAAGTTCCGAAGTAGGAAAAGGCACTACTTTCAGGATAGAATTACCTCTTCGATAA
- a CDS encoding YceD family protein, with the protein MCNIESFKIDLKALPQGVSTLEFKLDDAYFKAIDAPDVQSGELLSSLSISRTDDFFELNFHTEGIVHIPCDICLDDMEQSIETDDRLVVRFGEDYSEEDDLVIVAENEGILDVAWFIYEFIALNIPIKHVHAPGKCNPAMIEKLQEHSAARSGEEEEEIVDPRWAALLKLKK; encoded by the coding sequence ATGTGTAATATAGAGTCTTTTAAAATTGATCTGAAAGCGTTACCTCAGGGAGTTTCTACCCTTGAGTTTAAACTTGATGATGCATATTTTAAGGCAATTGATGCCCCTGATGTTCAGAGCGGAGAATTGTTAAGTAGTCTGTCAATCAGTCGTACAGATGATTTCTTCGAACTTAATTTTCATACTGAAGGCATTGTACACATACCTTGCGATATCTGTCTGGACGATATGGAGCAATCTATTGAGACTGATGACCGATTAGTCGTAAGATTTGGAGAAGACTACTCAGAAGAAGATGACCTCGTGATTGTGGCCGAGAACGAAGGAATACTCGATGTCGCGTGGTTCATCTATGAATTTATAGCCCTCAACATTCCTATCAAGCATGTGCATGCACCTGGAAAATGCAATCCTGCTATGATTGAAAAGCTTCAAGAGCATTCTGCCGCCCGAAGCGGCGAGGAAGAAGAGGAAATTGTAGATCCGCGCTGGGCAGCACTCTTAAAATTGAAAAAGTAA